The genomic window CGGTGCGGCAGGCTGATCCGACCCGGTCCCCGCGCTCGCAGAAGGACCGACTTCCGGCTCCTGCCGCGCGAGCTTCGACGGCCACCAGATCGCTCGTCCGATGTCGTACGACAGGGCGGGCACGAGGAGCGACCGCACGACGAAGGTGTCGAGCAGCACACCGAACGCGACGATGAAGGCGAGCTGCACCAGGAACAGGATGGGGATGACGCCCAGTGCCGCGAAGGTCGCCGCCAGCACGAGCCCCGCCGAGGTGATGACGCCGCCGGTCGCGACCAGGCCCCGCAGGATGCCCGGTCTCGTGCCGTGGACGAGGGACTCCTCGCGCACGCGCGACATCAGGAAGATGTTGTAGTCCACGCCCAGTGCGACCAGGAAGACGAATCCGTAGAGCGGCACGGCGGGGTCGGCGCCCGGGAATCCGAAGGCGGCATTGAAGACGAGCGCACTCACCCCCAGCGCGGTGGCGAACGACAGGATCACCGTCGCGATGAGCAGCACGGGAGCCAGGATCGACCGCAGCAGCAGCATCAGGATCAGGAGGATCACCAGCAGGATGACCGGGATGATGACGGTCCGGTCGCGGGTCGACGTGTCGTTGGTGTCGATGTCGGTGGCCGTCTCGCCGCCGACGATCGCCGTACCCTCACCGAGCGCCTCATCGAGGTCGGCGCGCAGCTCGCGCACCGTGTCCTCGGCGGCGACAGAGTCCGCGGCATCCGTCAGCGTGCCGATCACCAGCACGTCGCCCTCCGAGACCGTCGCCTCCGGAGCCGGCGTGCCGGGCGGGCCGACAGCCGTGAGAACCGGCTCGCCGTCCTCGACCTCGACGGCGGCCTGCCCGGTCGGGGAGTCATCGGAGGCGACCGCCACGGAGTCGATGCCGTCGGACGCCGCCAGCACCTCGACGGCGTCGGCGAGGTCGTCCTCGGGGACGATCACGTACACCGGAGAGCCGGAGCCGGCCGGGAAGTGCTCGGCGAGCACGTCCTGGCCGTCGCGGGCCTCTGACGACCCGAGGACGAGATCGCTCGTAGGCACGCCGTCTGCCTTGAGCTGAGTGATCCCGATCGCGCCGGCGAGGAGCACGATCGTGCACGCGATCCACACGACGCGCGCGTTCCGCGCCACGAACCGCGCCTGCCGCGGCCAGAGGCCCTTGACGGGCTGCGTCAGGTCGTCGGGGATCATCGCGATCGGCTGCTTCGGGATGAACGGCCAGAACGCCGCACGGCCGCAGAGCGCCAGCAGCGCCGGCAGGAACGTCAGCGCCGAGAGCACCGAGAACGCGATGCCGATCGATGCGATCGGCCCGAGCGCCCGGTTGGTGGCGAGATCCGACAGCAGCAGGCACAGCAGTCCTGCGATCACCGTGCCGCCGGAGGCCAGGATCGGCTCGAACGCTCCGCGCCACGCCGAGAGCGTCGCATCCCACTTCGACGCACCTGTCGCGATCGATTCGCGGAACCGCGCCACGTAGAGCAGCGCGTAGTCGGTGGCGGCGCCGATCACGAGGATGAAGAGGATGCCCTGCACCTGACCGTTGAGCACCACGATGCCGGCGTATGCCAGCCACCACACCGTGAGCAGCGCCGCACAGAGCGCGAACAAGGAGGTGAGGAGCACCAGGACCGGCAGCAGCGGCGAGCGATACACGATCACGAGGATCAGGAAGACGGCGAGCAGCGCCACACCCAGAAGCAGCCCATCGATTCCGAGGAAGCCCTCGACGAGGTCTGCCGTGAATCCCGCCGGTCCGGTGACCCAGCCCTCCAGACCGTCGGGCAGCTCGTCGGCGACGAGCGTGCGCATCTCGTCGACGATCTCGCCCACCTCGCCGGCGGCATCGATGGGAACGAAGATCTGCACGGCCTCACCGTCGTCCGAGAGGATCGGCGGTGAAACGCCTTCCTGGACCCCGTCGATCGCCGCGATGTCGTCGGCGAGCGCCTGTACGTCGGCGACGTCGTCCTCCGACAGCTCACCGTCGCCGGTCACGACCACGACGGCGGGGATGCTGTCGTCGCCGAGGAAGTCCGTCAGCCTCTCGTTGACCTGCGTGGCATCCGCATTCTCGGGCAGGAAGCTCGACCGGTCGTTGGTCGACACCTCGTCGACCTTGCCGAAGTACGGCCCGCCGATGGAGCCGGCGGTCAACCAGATCAGCACGAGGATGGCCGGGATCCCGATGCGCAGCCAGCCGGAAGGGCGGCGGTGAGCGCGGTGAGGCGAAGACATATCGCTAGCTTATCTAGCGAAATAGCTTTTCAGGAAACGAAGTTCGGGCATTCGCCCTGCGCGCTCGTCCCGCTCCTATGCTGAGTCGCGATGCTCTCCGCCGTCCTCGCCCTGATCGGCGCCGTGGTCTACGGCTCCGCGGACTTCCTCGGCGGGCTGGCGGCCCGGCGACTGCGCTCGATCGTCGTCACCGCCGTGGCGGCGCTTTCGGGGTTCTTGGCGCTGCTGCTGGTGCAACCTCTCGTGGGCGGAGTGTGGACGACCGCGGATGTCGCGTGGGGCGTCCTGGCCGGCGTCGTCGGCGTCGTCGCGGTCGCGCTGCTCTACGCGTGCCTCGCGATCGGCCCCATGAGCATCCTGTCGCCGCTGACCGCCGTCGTCTCGGCGATCGCACCGATGCTGTGGGGTCTGCTCGTCAAAGGCGATGCGCTGGCGCCGATCGGCTACGCCGGGCTCGCCGTCGCCCTCGTCGCAGTGGTCCTCGTCGGCTTCATCCCGGGTGAGAGGATCGTGCGGCCCACGGCACGCGGGCTCGCGATGGCGGTCGGCGCAGGTCTCGCCATCGGCGCCTTCCTCATCATCATCGACCAGACCTCCGCCGGGAGCGGTCTGATTCCCCTCCTGACCAGCCGCGCCACCAGCACGGTCGTCACCGTCGCCGTGGTCGGCGCGCTCGCCGTCGCAGCAGTCCGGCGCGGCGCGCCCGCGCGTTCCGTCCTGCACGTCTCCGGTGCGCAGCTCGGCGCCGCCCCGAGCGGTCGCGCCGATCTGGAGCACGCGACGACCGAGCCCCGGCCCACGGTCACGACGGCGCGTCAGGCGTGGTCGCTCGCGATCGCGTGCGGAATCGCGGATGCCGCCGCCAACGCCCTCATGCTCCTGGCGCTGCGGACCGGAGACCTGGCGGTGGTCTCTGCGCTGACGGCGCTCTACCCCGCCGGCACGATCCTGCTGGCGGCCATCCTGCTGCGGGAGCGCGTCGCCGTCGTCCAGTGGGTGGGCCTCGGTCTCGCCCTCGCCGCCGGGGGCATGCTCGCGGTCGCGTAGGCGACGTACCGCGTCGATGCAGAGAATCGGAGACTCTTCGCGACACGCCGGCGGGCGGCATCCGTTCTTCGGCGTGCCGTCGAGAACCTCCGACGCCGTGCGGGCGCCTCTGCGGTCAGCCGCGTGCGAACAGCATGACGAGCGACGTCACCAGAGCGACGACCCCGAGGCCGAGCATCCCGACGGCGAGCAGTGCCACCGCGCGCACGGCCGGCGATCCCTGCGTCAGCCGCATGCGGTTGCGGGACCCCCGGCGGATGAAGATGTCGGTCATGTCGGCGTCGCCGATGTGGTGTTCCTGCTCGTGGGTCAGATGCGCCTCGCCCACGCCGCCGTCCTCGTCGAACCAGCGCACCAGACGACCGTGCTCGGACGCTTCGACGACGGCCCGCACCGGTACCCAGGTGCCGTCGAACAGGTACATGATGAGCGCGACTCCGGCGAGCAGCGCCCCCACGCCGAACCCGATCCACGAGAAGATCTCGGCGAGGGCGTCGATCGCCTGGGGCACCGCACCACCGTCCTTCGCATACGGAAAACGGCCGCTCCCGCGGCCGTTCCGGTTCTGAGCCACCTAAGGGAATCGAACCCTTGACCTATTCATTACGAGTGAATCGCTCTGCCGACTGAGCTAAGGTGGCGCGCCTCGCTTGCGCGATGCACAAGCAACGATCTTACAGGGTCTGTGGAGCGCTCGCGAACACCGAGGGGTGCACCGCGGACGACACCGTGGCGCGGGGGGCGCAGCGACGCGGGCAGCCGCTCGGTGTCGACGTGTTACGACCGGGTTCGGACGAGCGGCGTACGCCACGTAGGTTCGAACGCGGTCCGCGACGAAGCGTGCGCGGTCCGGTGGATCGAGCACGCGGTCACCCGCCAGACGGGCCTCGATCCACAGGAGCACGCACATGTCCACGCCCAAGAAGCTCACCGCAGCAGCAGCACTCGCACTCCCCCTCGCCCTCCTCCTCGCCGGCTGTGCCGGAAGCGGGACGGATGCCGCGGCCGACGCCCCCGCCGGCGACGAGGTCGTGCGCATCGGCGTCGTCGGCGCCGGGGACCCCTACTGGGAGACCTACACCGAGGCGGCCGCCGAAGAGGGCATCGAGGTGGAGCTCGTCGACTTCAGCGAGTACACGCAGCCGAACCCGGCCCTGTCGGCCGGAGAGCTGGACCTGAACCAGTTCCAGCACATCATCTACCTCGCCACGTACAACGTGCAGAGCGACGACGACCTGCAGCCGGTCGGTGCGACCGCGATCTATCCGCTCGGTCTCTACTCCTCGCAGTACGCCTCGGTCGAAGACATCCCCGAGGGATCGACCGTCGCCGTGCCGAACGACGAGTCGAACCAGGCCCGCGGGCTTCTCGTGCTGCAGTCGGCAGGACTCATCGAGCTCGAGGACGGCGGGTCGGTGTTCTCCACCGTCGCCGACGTGCTCCCGGAGTCGAAGGTGAAGGTCGAGGCGCTCGACGCCGCATTCACCGCGACCTCCCTCCCCGATGTCGCGGCCGCGATCATCAACAACGACTTCGTCGAGGATGCCGGCCTGAGCTTCGAGGATGCGATCGCCACCGACGACCCGTCCGACCCGAGCGCGTTCCCGTACATCAACATCTTCGCCGCCAAGGCCGAGGACGCCGACAACCCGACGTACCTCAAGCTCGTGGAGATCTACCAGAACACGCAGGACGTGCTCGATGGCGTCGTCGAGGCGTCGGGCGGCACCGCGGTCCTCGTCCAGACGCCCGTCGACGAGCTCCTCACGTCGCTCACCGACGTCGAGGACGACATCCGCGCCAACTCGTAAGCCCGCCACACCGCGGCACTCGCCTGTGCGGCCCGCCGGCGCCTCGTGCGCCCGGGCCGCACACGCGCGTTCCGCCGAGGAGCACCCATGACCCTCATCCGCCTGACCGGCGTGACCAAGACCTTTCCGGCATCCTCCAAGGACGGCGCGCCCGTCGTCGCCGTCGACGATGTCTCGCTCGACGTCGCACCCGGCGAGGTGTGCGGCATCATCGGGTACTCCGGCGCCGGCAAGAGCACCGTGCTGCGCCTGGTGAACGCGCTGGAGACGCCGACCGCCGGCACCGTCGAGATCGACGGCCGCGACATCACGCACCTTCGCGAGCGGGAACTGCGCGAGCTGCGCGGCGACATCGGCATGATCTTCCAGCAGTTCAACCTCTTCGACTCGCGCACCGTGGCGAAGAACGTCGCCTACCCGCTCGAGGTTGCCGGTCGCCCGCGGGCCGAGATCGCGGCGCGCGTCGGGGAGCTGCTGCGCTTCGTCGGGCTCGCCGACAAGGCCCGCAACTACCCGGAGCAGCTCTCCGGCGGGCAGAAGCAGCGCGTCGGCATCGCCCGCGCCCTTGCGACGAGCCCGCGGATCCTGCTCGCCGACGAGGCGACCAGTGCCCTCGACCCCGACACCACGAAGGAGGTGCTCGCGCTCCTCGCCCGCATCAACGCGGAGCTCGGCGTCACGATCCTCGTCATCACGCATGAGATGGACGTCATCCGCACGCTCGCCGACCGGGTCGTCGTGATGGAGAACGGCCGCATCATCGAGAGCGGCGCCGTCTTCGACGTGCTCTCGGCGCCCCGGCACGCGGCGACACGCAGGTTCGTCGCCAGCATCATCGAGGACGTGCCCGTCGGCGACCAGCTGCGCACGCTGCAGGATCGCCACCCGGGGCGGATCGTGACGTTCACCGTGCGCGAAGGCGACGTCACCCAGGCGGACGTTTTCGCCGCTCTCTCATCGCACGGCGTGCGGTTCGAACTCATCCACGGCGGGATCAACGACATCGCGGGGCGCGTGTTCGGGCACCTCACCCTGGCACTGACCGGAGAGCCGGATGCCGTGCAGCAGGCGATCGCCGCCGCTTCGGCGTTCGCGCCACTCATCGAGGAGGACGCCCGTGGATAGGCTCGTCGATCTGCTTCCCGAGCTCTGGGCCGCAACGGCGGAGACGCTGTACGTGGTGTCGCTGAGCCTGGTGTTCGGCGGCGTCGCAGGCCTGTTCGTGGGG from Microbacterium sp. ProA8 includes these protein-coding regions:
- a CDS encoding efflux RND transporter permease subunit; protein product: MSSPHRAHRRPSGWLRIGIPAILVLIWLTAGSIGGPYFGKVDEVSTNDRSSFLPENADATQVNERLTDFLGDDSIPAVVVVTGDGELSEDDVADVQALADDIAAIDGVQEGVSPPILSDDGEAVQIFVPIDAAGEVGEIVDEMRTLVADELPDGLEGWVTGPAGFTADLVEGFLGIDGLLLGVALLAVFLILVIVYRSPLLPVLVLLTSLFALCAALLTVWWLAYAGIVVLNGQVQGILFILVIGAATDYALLYVARFRESIATGASKWDATLSAWRGAFEPILASGGTVIAGLLCLLLSDLATNRALGPIASIGIAFSVLSALTFLPALLALCGRAAFWPFIPKQPIAMIPDDLTQPVKGLWPRQARFVARNARVVWIACTIVLLAGAIGITQLKADGVPTSDLVLGSSEARDGQDVLAEHFPAGSGSPVYVIVPEDDLADAVEVLAASDGIDSVAVASDDSPTGQAAVEVEDGEPVLTAVGPPGTPAPEATVSEGDVLVIGTLTDAADSVAAEDTVRELRADLDEALGEGTAIVGGETATDIDTNDTSTRDRTVIIPVILLVILLILMLLLRSILAPVLLIATVILSFATALGVSALVFNAAFGFPGADPAVPLYGFVFLVALGVDYNIFLMSRVREESLVHGTRPGILRGLVATGGVITSAGLVLAATFAALGVIPILFLVQLAFIVAFGVLLDTFVVRSLLVPALSYDIGRAIWWPSKLARQEPEVGPSASAGTGSDQPAAPVAEPVEAAQAVDAPLPIETDAELVADDGHPLTREEYRRTLES
- a CDS encoding EamA family transporter codes for the protein MLSAVLALIGAVVYGSADFLGGLAARRLRSIVVTAVAALSGFLALLLVQPLVGGVWTTADVAWGVLAGVVGVVAVALLYACLAIGPMSILSPLTAVVSAIAPMLWGLLVKGDALAPIGYAGLAVALVAVVLVGFIPGERIVRPTARGLAMAVGAGLAIGAFLIIIDQTSAGSGLIPLLTSRATSTVVTVAVVGALAVAAVRRGAPARSVLHVSGAQLGAAPSGRADLEHATTEPRPTVTTARQAWSLAIACGIADAAANALMLLALRTGDLAVVSALTALYPAGTILLAAILLRERVAVVQWVGLGLALAAGGMLAVA
- a CDS encoding MetQ/NlpA family ABC transporter substrate-binding protein → MSTPKKLTAAAALALPLALLLAGCAGSGTDAAADAPAGDEVVRIGVVGAGDPYWETYTEAAAEEGIEVELVDFSEYTQPNPALSAGELDLNQFQHIIYLATYNVQSDDDLQPVGATAIYPLGLYSSQYASVEDIPEGSTVAVPNDESNQARGLLVLQSAGLIELEDGGSVFSTVADVLPESKVKVEALDAAFTATSLPDVAAAIINNDFVEDAGLSFEDAIATDDPSDPSAFPYINIFAAKAEDADNPTYLKLVEIYQNTQDVLDGVVEASGGTAVLVQTPVDELLTSLTDVEDDIRANS
- a CDS encoding ATP-binding cassette domain-containing protein translates to MTLIRLTGVTKTFPASSKDGAPVVAVDDVSLDVAPGEVCGIIGYSGAGKSTVLRLVNALETPTAGTVEIDGRDITHLRERELRELRGDIGMIFQQFNLFDSRTVAKNVAYPLEVAGRPRAEIAARVGELLRFVGLADKARNYPEQLSGGQKQRVGIARALATSPRILLADEATSALDPDTTKEVLALLARINAELGVTILVITHEMDVIRTLADRVVVMENGRIIESGAVFDVLSAPRHAATRRFVASIIEDVPVGDQLRTLQDRHPGRIVTFTVREGDVTQADVFAALSSHGVRFELIHGGINDIAGRVFGHLTLALTGEPDAVQQAIAAASAFAPLIEEDARG